A single Diachasmimorpha longicaudata isolate KC_UGA_2023 chromosome 10, iyDiaLong2, whole genome shotgun sequence DNA region contains:
- the LOC135166335 gene encoding solute carrier family 12 member 9, protein MLAPEVGSTNSDAVHIRMGSEKAPLISGRSLFRRLGSFLGMYKSPSAMSDGYVEFSNLEARNGRTLGTFAGVFSPVTLSMFSALVFIRMGYIVGNAGLLITLGQFFIAYGILLFTVASICAISTNGAVEGGGAYFMISRTLGPEFGGSIGTIFFLANVVSSALCISGCAEGIVENFGPNGYITGSASLFPDGRWWRFLYCTLLNTANLVVCLIGAAMFAKTSVAILAIVCICLLSVIISFLVQEPMDVAIPDANTIVKNITDHLNASYTGLRSETLMSNLYSNYSPDYSSPGTISSFASVFGVLFSGVTGIMAGANMSGELQNPARNIPRGTLSAVLFTFICYILLSILTAATSSRFLLQNNFIYMLPTNIWPPFVAVGILTATFSAGLSNLIGSSRVLEALAKDNVFGSGLNFVTHGTWRGNPIVAVLTSWSLVQIILLVGSLNTIAQINSVLFLLSYLATNLSCLGLELASAPNFRPTFNYFTWHTATVGLLGTLIMMFVINSIYASISIIICLILIIVLHLFSPSKNAAWGSISQALIFHQVRKYLLMLDSRKDHVKFWRPQMLLMVASPRSSCPLIDFVNDLKKGGLYVIGHVKTGDFSGQNVDPTIEEYPKWLSLVDHLKVKAFVELTITKTVREGLQHLIRISGMGAMKPNTIVLGFYDEETPRDFFRESKYATDVFDQHTQSCFPIRSVDEPRPLDGVHYVGMCNDVLRMKKNLCLCRNFHLLDKNQMGKGRSFEFIDVWPVNFFNPTDQDPFDTTSLFMMQLACIINMVPSWKALTLRVFYVEADEGSLSISDTGSASDYVGVSTEIRIRKLLDMLRISAQIQKIPGWTSRRGAREELIERGLEGEGSRGASNVARSYILEANRVVRGQSGASAAVFMYLPAPPNASSWEEGTVYQQYLQLLTELTVDLPPTVLVHGISAVTSTTL, encoded by the exons ATGCTGGCCCCGGAGGTAGGTTCGACAAATTCTGATGCAGTGCATATACGTATGGGATCGGAGAAGGCCCCGCTGATATCCGGCCGTTCACTATTCCGTCGTCTGGGATCATTCCTCGGCATGTACAAGAGCCCCTCTGCAATGTCAGACGGGTATGTGGAGTTCAGTAACCTGGAGGCTCGCAATGGACGCACTCTGGGTACGTTTGCCGGTGTTTTTAGCCCAGTAACCCTCTCCATGTTCTCGGCCCTTGTATTTATTCGCATGGGGTATATCGTTGGTAACGCTGGACTGCTCATCACCCTGGGACAATTCTTCATTGCTTACGGAATTCTGCTGTTCACTGTTGCCTCGATCTGTGCGATATCCACCAATGGAGCGGTCGAGGGCGGTGGTGCTTACTTCATGATCAGCAGAACCCTAGGGCCGGAATTCGGTGGATCCATTGGGACGATATTCTTCCTGGCCAATGTCGTCTCCTCTGCACTGTGCATATCAGGTTGTGCTGAGGGAATTGTGGAAAATTTCGGACCGAACGGCTACATAACGGGCTCGGCATCCCTGTTTCCAGATGGTCGCTGGTGGAGGTTTCTCTATTGCACCCTCCTCAATACGGCGAACCTGGTAGTCTGTCTCATTGGTGCTGCCATGTTCGCCAAAACTAGCGTCGCTATCCTGGCGATTGTCTGCATATGTTTGCTGAGTGTTATTATTAGTTTCTTAGTGCAAGAGCCGATGGATGTAGCGATCCCTGATGCCAATACCATTGTGAAGAACATCACTGATCATCTGAATGCTTCGTACACAG GTCTGCGATCGGAAACCCTTATGAGCAACCTATACTCCAATTACTCCCCGGATTACTCCAGTCCAGGTACAATATCTTCCTTCGCCTCGGTATTTGGTGTTCTCTTCTCGGGTGTGACTGGCATAATGGCGGGTGCCAACATGTCCGGAGAGCTTCAAAATCCCGCGCGCAACATTCCCCGTGGCACCCTCTCAGCTGTGCTCTTCACTTTCATCTGCTACATCCTCCTCTCGATCCTCACTGCTGCGACTTCCAGCCGCTTTCTCCTTCAAAACAACTTCATCTATATGCTGCCAACCAACATATGGCCGCCATTCGTCGCGGTGGGCATCCTCACCGCTACCTTCTCTGCAGGTCTCTCGAATCTCATCGGGTCAAGCCGTGTCCTGGAGGCCCTTGCCAAGGACAACGTCTTCGGCTCAGGCTTGAACTTCGTAACGCACGGCACCTGGCGGGGTAATCCCATTGTCGCAGTGCTCACCTCATGGAGTCTCGTTCAGATAATTCTCCTCGTGGGTTCTCTCAATACAATTGCGCAGATAAACTCAGTGCTCTTTCTCCTGAGTTACCTTGCGACGAATCTCTCCTGTCTCGGTCTCGAGCTGGCGTCAGCCCCAAATTTCCGTCCGACCTTCAACTACTTCACGTGGCACACAGCGACAGTCGGCCTCCTGGGGACCCTCATAATGATGTTCGTAATCAACAGCATCTATGCCTCCATTAGTATTATAATCTGCCTAATCCTTATAATCGTGCTGCACCTCTTCAGTCCAAGCAAGAATGCTGCGTGGGGCAGCATCTCGCAGGCCCTCATCTTCCACCAGGTGCGTAAGTATCTACTAATGCTGGACTCCCGGAAAGATCATGTCAAGTTTTGGAGGCCTCAGATGCTGCTGATGGTCGCCTCCCCTAGGTCCTCTTGCCCGCTGATAGACTTCGTTAATGATCTCAAGAAGGGCGGTCTCTACGTCATCGGACACGTGAAGACAGGTGACTTTAGTGGTCAGAACGTCGATCCCACGATCGAGGAGTACCCCAAGTGGCTGTCACTGGTGGATCATCTCAAAGTCAAGGCCTTCGTGGAGTTGACTATCACGAAGACAGTGCGGGAAGGCCTTCAGCATCTCATCAGGATATCTGGAATGGGGGCCATGAAGCCGAATACCATTGTTCTGGGTTTCTATGACGAAGAGACCCCCAGGGATTTCTTCAGGGAATCTAAGTACGCGACTGATGTGTTCGATCAACACACTCAGAGCTGCTTTCCCATCAGATCTGTTGACGAACCGAGGCCTCTGGATGGCGTACACTACGTGGGCATGTGCAATGACGTCCTGAGAATGAAGAAGAATCTTTGTTTGTGCAGAAATTTCCACCTCCTCGATAAAAATCAGATGGGGAAGGGCAGGAGTTTCGAGTTCATCGACGTTTGGccggtgaattttttcaatccaacTGATCAGGATCCGTTCGACACCACCAGTCTCTTCATGATGCAGTTGGCGTGCATTATCAATATGGTGCCCTCGTGGAAGGCCCTGACTCTCAGGGTTTTTTATGTCGAAGCTGACGAGGGGAGTCTCAGTATTTCAGACACAGGAAGTGCTAGTGATTACGTCGGCGTCTCCACGGAGATCAGAATCAGAAAGTTGCTGGATATGTTGAGGATATCGGCGCAGATACAGAAGATACCAGGTTGGACTAGCAGGAGGGGCGCCAGGGAGGAGCTCATTGAAAGGGGTCTCGAGGGAGAGGGATCTAGGGGAGCTAGCAATGTCGCAAGGAGTTATATATTGGAGGCCAATCGTGTGGTGAGGGGTCAGAGTGGAGCTAGTGCTGCAGTTTTTATGTATCTACCGGCTCCACCGAATGCCAGTTCGTGGGAGGAAGGAACAGTTTACCAACAGTATTTGCAATTGCTTACTGAGCTAACAGTAGATCTGCCGCCAACGGTCCTGGTGCATGGTATCAGCGCTGTTACTTCAACTACTCTTTAA
- the LOC135166344 gene encoding transmembrane and coiled-coil domain-containing protein 4-like: MEQLETNADSRKGNSPLQMTDCGVYAYLSLCSISLGKLFPGDCNVEFNETYMKSLCKYFHVKETQESVMMVLLKDDCGQTTEPYISLLLREPGIDGRGILVIQLTVFIAVQSGEYDARQRVLVRKLADMFAVPFDLVELYEHSLVSLLNDEEPSQTEEEQRASARRQRMKKIKRYASVGIATLAGGTLIGLTGGLAAPLIGVGVGTILGGATTVALTSAAGVTIIGSIFGVAGAGLTGYKMNKRVGELEEFSFQPLNCASETDSQLHIAIAITGWLKSEDQAAILKPWRCLAISREQYALRYETKYLIELGQALEYILSMAVSFATQEALKYTIFSGLMSAIAWPTALLSISSVIDNPWSVCCRRSSEVGKHLAHVLLSRQHGKRPVTLIGYSLGARVIFYCLREMSETGGKNAFGIIQDAILLGAPVTANEQQWKKCTSVVAGRIVNGYARTDWLLRFLYRTFSMTTAVAGLMPLDYPGIDNIDLATVVGGHMEYSEKLDDILRFVGVKLRYGEILDDQGLLKNSTSEYDQKAYLQRTKSAGGLRESKSDTCLASKVLPGGMKNQIEPTNPSVN, translated from the exons ATGGAACAGCTGGAGACAAATGCTGACAGTAGAAAAG GGAATTCCCCCCTGCAAATGACGGATTGTGGAGTCTATGCATACCTCTCGTTGTGCAGCATCTCCCTCGGGAAACTCTTCCCGGGGGACTGCAATGTCGAGTTCAACGAAACGTACATGAAATCCCTCTGCAAATATTTTCACGTTAAGGAGACTCAGGAGAGTGTCATGATGGTTTTGCTGAAGGACGACTGTGGTCAGACAACTGAGCCTTACATCTCATTGCTGCTCAGAGAACCTGGCATTGATGGCCGAGGGATCCTGGTGATACAGTTGACTGTTTTCATTGCTGTTCAAAGTG GCGAATACGATGCTCGACAGAGGGTACTCGTTCGAAAGCTTGCTGACATGTTCGCCGTGCCATTCGACCTGGTTGAGCTTTACGAGCATTCCCTGGTGTCATTGCTCAATGACGAAGAGCCCTCTCAAACAGA GGAAGAGCAGAGGGCGAGTGCTCGCCGccagagaatgaaaaaaatcaagcgATATGCATCTGTAGGCATTGCAACCCTGGCGGGAGGTACTCTCATAGGATTGACTGGTGGTCTAGCTGCACCTCTGATTGGTGTTGGAGTTGGAACGATTCTGGGGGGTGCCACTACCGTTGCGTTGACAAGTGCTGCTGGTGTTACTATCATCGGGTCGATCTTTGGCGTCGCTGGAGCTGGATTAACAG GGTACAAAATGAACAAAAGAGTTGGTGAACTTGAGGAGTTCTCCTTTCAACCCCTCAACTGCGCTTCTGAAACTGACAGCCAGCTCCACATCGCCATAGCGATCACTGGCTGGCTGAAATCAGAAGACCAGGCCGCGATTTTGAAACCGTGGCGGTGTCTAGCCATCTCCAGGGAACAATACGCCCTCAGATACGAGACCAAATATTTGATAGAACTCGGCCAAGCACTAGAGTACATCCTGAGCATGGCAGTGTCCTTTGCAACGCAGGAGGCCCTCAAGTACACGATATTCAGTGGTCTCATGTCGGCGATTGCTTGGCCAACAGCCCTCCTCTCGATATCCTCGGTAATTGATAATCCCTGGTCCGTCTGCTGTCGACGGAGTTCGGAAGTCGGCAAACATCTCGCTCATGTTCTTCTCAGTCGACAGCACGGCAAGAGACCAGTGACACTTATCGGATATTCATTAGGAGCGCGAGTTATATTCTACTGTCTTCGCGAGATGAGTGAGACGGGGGGAAAAAATGCCTTTGGAATAATTCAGGATGCAATACTTCTCGGGGCACCTGTCACAGCCAATGAGCAGCAGTGGAAGAAGTGTACCAGCGTCGTAGCAGGGAGGATTGTCAATGGGTATGCCAGGACTGACTGGCTTCTGAGGTTCCTGTATAGGACTTTTTCTATGACGACGGCTGTCGCTGGCCTCATGCCCCTGGACTATCCCGGAATTGATAATATTGATTTAGCAACGGTTGTTGGAGGGCACATGGAGTATTCCGAGAAGTTGGATGATATCTTGAGGTTCGTGGGGGTCAAGCTCCGGTACGGTGAGATTCTGGATGATCAGGGGTTATTGAAGAATTCCACGTCAGAGTATGATCAGAAGGCGTATCTCCAACGGACTAAG AGTGCAGGAGGATTAAGGGAATCCAAATCTGATACTTGTCTTGCATCGAAGGTTCTTCCAggtggaatgaaaaatcaaattgaacCCACCAATCCGTCCGTCAATTGA
- the LOC135166339 gene encoding vacuolar protein sorting-associated protein 52 homolog, whose product MEIPLGALCKQYVRLSTSNFCGINSIIENIVRPLLINQFLIILEMEVSHKHESDIFDESELQLPPDLEDDVVQEVLRTGTDLRQYSRQIEKELKEVENRSIQDYIKESQNIASLHNQIAACDNILEKMESMLIGFQTDLGSISTEILNLQRRSIAMSQQLSNRQSIRGPLSQFIEDMTVSESLIMGIMECPVTDKDFLVHLQTLNHKINFIKEQSFKEAKSTLDVKDIIEKLKIKAMAKIRTYLLEQIYKFRKPMTNYQVPQNNMLKYKFFFEFILANERNVAEEICGEYVDTMSKIYYSYFKSYSSRLMKLQFEEKPSKDELMGVEDNVGRGIFHKTTLKHRGTVFSIGTRGEVLGAQLEEPIIVPHTASKIRYHYEALFRSEQYALVDNACREYLFLTEFFKVRAAQAMDIFNQVMGSTLTLMQKKLQSFVDDCYDTIALFLCLHLVMRYQMTCHKRAVPALDKYWDNLTSIIWPRFYTVFTLNIQSVKDCDPLKFHKETGPHYITRRYAEFSAAMVGVGEGFPCEGATQLLAELREAVQCYLLRMAAIFPNRIQQLVFLINNYDLVLGVLMERTRDNSKEAESFREQLNSRSSEYVEEVLSPHFGGIIQLVKESEAMIEKELTEDFKRQEPRALDLVQSFTNNWKRSLEEINREVLKSFPNLVLGAALVQRAMTQLVQYYHRLHKILPANARAQLTNIHHIMVEIKKYKTNY is encoded by the exons ATGGAAATTCCGCTTGGGGCGCTGTGTAAACAATATGTTCGCTTGTCAACCTCAAATTTCTGTGGAATCAATTCAATAATAGAGAATATTGTCAGGCCTTTGTTGATCAATCAGTTTCTAATAATTCTTGAAATGGAGGTCAGTCATAAACATGAGAGTGATATATTCGACGAGAGTGAGCTTCAACTCCCTCCGGATCTCGAGGATGATGTCGTCCAGGAGGTACTCAGGACTGGTACTGATCTTCGACAGTACTCCAGGCAAATTGAGAAGGAACTGAAGGAAGTGGAGAACAGGAGCATTCAGGATTACATTAAGGAAAGCCAGAATATTGCTAGTCTCCACAATCAAATCGCTGCTTGCGATAATATTTTGGAG AAAATGGAGTCAATGTTGATTGGATTTCAAACGGATCTGGGAAGTATTAGTACGGAGATATTAAACTTGCAGAGGCGTTCGATAGCTATGAGCCAACAGTTGTCTAACAGACAGAGCATCAGGGGTCCATTGAGTCAATTCATCGAGGACATGACTGTATCCGAGTCATTAATAat GGGTATTATGGAATGTCCAGTGACAGATAAAGATTTCCTAGTTCATTTGCAAACCCTCAAtcacaaaataaatttcataaaagAACAGAGCTTCAAGGAAGCCAAATCAACCCTTGATGTTAAAGATATTATCGAGAAGTTGAAGATAAAAGCGATGGCTAAAATAAGAACGTATTTACTGGAACAAATATATAAATTCCGAAAGCCAATGACCAATTATCAGGTGCCCCAAAATAATATGCTGaagtataaatttttcttcgaatTTATTTTGGCTAATGAGAGAAATGTCGCTGAAGAAATTTGCGGGGAGTATGTGGATACGATgagtaaaatttattattcgtaCTTCAAAAGTTACTCGTCGAGGCTCATGAAATTACAATTCGAAGAGAAACCATCAAAAGATGAACTGATGGGAGTCGAGGACAACGTCGGTAGAGGAATATTTCACAAAACCACCTTGAAACACAGGGGAACTGTTTTTTCAATAGGGACAAGGGGTGAAGTATTAGGGGCACAGTTGGAGGAGCCAATTATTGTTCCGCATACTGCATCGAAAATTAGGTATCATTACGAAGCACTCTTTAGGAGCGAGCAATATGCCCTGGTGGACAATGCCTGTCGTGAATATCTGTTTctaacagaatttttcaaagttagAGCAGCACAAGCTATGGATATTTTTAACCAGGTAATGGGGAGTACCTTGACCCTGATgcaaaaaaaactgcaatctTTTGTCGACGATTGCTACGATACAATAGCCCTTTTCCTGTGTCTCCACTTGGTGATGCGGTATCAGATGACTTGTCACAAGCGAGCTGTGCCAGCACTTGATAAATACTGGGACAATTTAACGTCCATCATATGGCCAAGATTTTACACTGTTTTCACGTTGAATATACAGAGTGTCAAGGATTGTGATCCACTGAAATTCCATAAAGAGACAGGACCACATTACATCACAAGGAGATATGCAGAATTTTCAGCGGCAATGGTGGGTGTTGGCGAGGGATTTCCCTGTGAAGGAGCAACACAACTTTTAGCCGAACTTCGAGAGGCCGTCCAGTGTTATTTACTTCGCATGGCTGCCATTTTTCCAAATAGGATTCAGCAATTAGTGTTTCTCATCAATAACTACGATCTAGTGCTCGGTGTGCTTATGGAAAGAACCCGGGATAATTCGAAAGAGGCCGAgagttttcgtgagcagttgaACTCTCGTTCCTCCGAATACGTAGAGGAAGTGTTGTCTCCCCATTTCGGTGGTATAATCCAACTAGTTAAAGAATCCGAAGCCATGATAGAAAAAGAATTGACCGAGGATTTTAAACGTCAAGAACCACGAGCTCTTGATCTCGTCCAGTCATTCACGAATAACTGGAAACGTTCGTTGGAAGAGATCAATCGTGAAGTTTTAAAATCGTTTCCAAATTTAGTACTAGGTGCTGCACTTGTCCAAAGAGCAATGACACAACTAGTTCAGTACTATCATCGATTACACAAGATTCTCCCAGCGAATGCGAGAGCACAGCTCACTAATATTCATCACATCATGGTGGAGATAAAGAAATATAAGACTAATTACTAA
- the LOC135166330 gene encoding SUN domain-containing ossification factor isoform X1 translates to MKLLRVYWTLLLISVVSSCLLFIIVASEGTHGPLQKHQLIKTKPRDNITVHEGLVDTRGGLLHALNNLHYDNQGDTVDKTDTIRKKSEEENASSRPSESPQASQNEATTRDDWDWINESLTQQPNLSQGISETGQSVVLTLVDTASAELQNLAEPHLSSETSSRPSVKNLTTPPSPSLDPERTIALSSPGVALPPSTATLLVPGEELNLTDSKTESSTDEPNPVLVVRADQRSLEDAIQIPGDSPLDYEVPKDPEHSASGEDTFLASGDLEDAARGTLIPSALEEAATGVLDGLIGGSGVSETHEDIPSFSEWTQKRLEEAEKKKTHPNASIQTPGSPGKNIGNMKVRSKNYASPDCGAKVVAANPEARSARSILVSTRDEYMLNTCTSRVWFVVELCEAIQAKKIELANFELFSSSPRDLSVFVSDRFPTRDWSPVGQFTAKDERDIQSFALHPHLFGKFIKIELHSHYGSEHFCPISLFRAYGTSEFEVLETETEIQESADSDDDDDDEEVLDNDGGDSSRNLFGSATDAVIRIVKKAAEVLAKTGDPAQSNTTDQETNGENVTSFTNCITPRYTILCDNCSDDKMARVYELLSCQLHQLDSILKIPRVYETLHNELCSSHGVEIGEQFREMVNRKGSSKKISYAIASIFSSDYVTALCNVLAMEDRNSLAILNTEDSGKGVNATRNEMNSHRVTKDSLPTETSACLQDPEGLSCRLTPTAAKRQPVDSAIEEELKKDSRPPGTVEIVATSEILASQIKPTKTLGREDQKRESSVPILEPSKDATEETVQAEVVTTPSPLISPTSSLKVLEESPVVTPLDVTSQATNPSSHQSTVEAIPAKIDEVKLEYNQLRSEEKDEKLRESEELKLSPQDQLNLDTLLSDLKDLESDSPLPGSASNSATMTHPTASSTPQQKESVFLRLSNRIKALERNMSLSGQYLEELSRRYKKQVEEMQRSLERATAAMSEESRKGEERESKRLEEITALREEVTILSESLETLLYDHSSWRSKISTFGQHIIFIIVELVVLVIIISYCRRPVDLDDEFASKVSVKEATRRKSAESINLTSQKTTEKRRPSEIASRITGTYRELMIDDRLESRKEKKKKRKRDSMRLTTSFESRRETPKGMVPPRRSVSIDCDSCNKIEELQGRFRPESAPDFYGWSVGRGKDDDEGRINGVPQRRIRTDEIDGVSSANYIDGFIDRVSNESKDCDRELPTSPSSMSIRVLKNRLHSPSFIKTAFKSRSLRTDKHSDDSNSAFLKADNWEWHSRHSCSSRSDQDSPLGSDNRFVDPLRSDSRNGSSTNGHHPVSDDSGSGRNTPTPGKKKKEGGFKKIVKKFF, encoded by the exons ATGAAGCTCCTCCGTGTTTACTGGACTCTCCTCCTCATCTCTGTCGTATCAAG CTGCCTTCTCTTCATAATTGTTGCTTCTGAGGGGACCCATGGGCCCCTTCAAAAACACCAGCTCATCAAGACCAAGCCGAGGGACAATATTACCGTCCACGAGGGCCTAGTTGACACTAGAGGTGGTCTTCTCCATGCTCTTAATAATCTGCATTATGACAATCAGGGAGACACAGTTGACAAGACTGACacgatcagaaaaaaatctgag gAGGAGAATGCCTCCTCAAGGCCTTCAGAATCGCCACAGGCATCACAGAACGAGGCAACTACAAGGGATGATTGGGATTGGATCAATGAGAGTCTCACTCAGCAGCCGAATTTATCACAAGG GATATCTGAAACTGGTCAATCAGTAGTACTAACCCTCGTAGACACAGCCTCCGCGGAGCTCCAGAACCTGGCAGAGCCCCACTTATCCTCGGAGACTTCATCAAGGCCATCAGTGAAGAACCTAACAACCCCCCCATCTCCATCCCTAGATCCCGAGAGGACGATAGCTCTTTCATCGCCGGGAGTAGCGCTACCTCCATCAACAGCGACGCTTCTGGTACCAGGGGAGGAGCTGAACCTGACAGATTCAAAGACAGAATCTTCGACTGATGAACCTAACCCGGTCCTGGTGGTCCGAGCAGACCAGCGATCGCTGGAGGATGCCATTCAAATTCCGGGAGACTCTCCACTCGATTATGAAGTGCCGAAAGACCCTGAGCATTCAGCGAGCGGTGAAGATACCTTTCTTGCCTCTGGAGACCTGGAGGATGCAGCTCGAGGGACGCTCATCCCCAGTGCTCTCGAGGAGGCAGCCACGGGCGTTCTGGATGGTCTGATAGGAGGATCGGGTGTATCAGAAACCCACGAGGACATTCCATCCTTCAGTGAATGGACGCAGAAGCGTCTGGAGGAAGCCGAAAAGAAAAAGACCCATCCCAACGCCTCCATTCAGACTCCCGGTAGTCCTGGTAAGAATATCGGCAACATGAAGGTAAGATCGAAAAATTACGCATCACCAGACTGCGGTGCGAAAGTCGTTGCTGCGAATCCAGAAGCCAGAAGTGCGAGGAGCATATTAGTCTCTACCAGGGACGAATACATGCTCAACACTTGCACATCGAGAGTCTGGTTTGTTGTTGAACTATGCGAGGCCATTCAAGCGAAGAAAATTGAACTTGCCAACTTCGAGCTGTTCAGTTCCTCCCCCAGAGATCTGTCAGTGTTCGTAAGTGATCGTTTTCCAACTAGAGACTGGAGCCCTGTCGGGCAATTCACCGCTAAAGATGAAAGAGACATTCAGTCATTCGCTCTTCATCCTCATCTCTtcggaaaattcatcaaaattgaGTTGCATTCGCACTACGGAAGCGAACACTTCTGTCCGATTTCCCTGTTTCGTGCGTATGGTACCAGTGAATTTGAGGTCCTTGAAACTGAGACCGAGATTCAGGAGTCAGCGGATAGTGACGATGACGACGACGATGAGGAGGTATTGGATAACGATGGGGGGGACTCTTCGAGGAATCTGTTTGGCTCGGCAACAGATGCTGTCATTAGAATCGTTAAGAAAGCGGCTGAGGTGCTGGCAAAAACTGGCGATCCTGCTCAAAGCAATACCACTGACCAGGAAACTAACGGGGAAAATGTCACGTCTTTCACCAATTGCATCACACCGAGATACACGATACTCTGTGACAATTGCTCAGACGACAAGATGGCACGTGTGTATGAGCTGCTGAGCTGTCAACTCCATCAACTGGATTCAATACTGAAAATTCCGAGGGTCTATGAAACCCTGCACAATGAGCTGTGCAGTTCTCATGGGGTAGAAATTGGAGAGCAATTCCGGGAGATGGTAAATCGTAAAGGATCTTCCAAAAAGATTAGTTATGCGATAGcttcaatattttcttcagACTACGTCACAGCTCTATGCAATGTCCTGGCAATGGAGGACCGCAACTCACTGGCGATTTTGAACACCGAGGACTCTGGCAAGGGTGTTAATGCGACTAGGAATGAGATGAACTCTCACAGAGTGACGAAAGACAGTCTGCCAACTGAGACATCTGCTTGTCTGCAAGATCCAGAAGGTCTGAGCTGTCGACTAACGCCCACAGCTGCCAAGCGTCAACCTGTGGACTCGGCGATAGAGGAGGAGTTGAAGAAAGACTCGAGACCTCCAGGGACTGTTGAGATTGTAGCAACCTCGGAGATCCTAGCTTCTCAAATAAAGCCGACGAAGACTTTGGGGAGAGAGGATCAAAAGCGCGAGTCATCAGTCCCTATTCTAGAGCCCAGTAAAGACGCAACTGAGGAGACAGTGCAAGCGGAAGTGGTGACGACTCCCTCGCCACTGATAAGCCCTACATCATCACTAAAGGTTCTCGAGGAGTCGCCAGTTGTGACGCCGCTGGACGTCACATCTCAGGCCACTAATCCTTCCAGTCATCAGAGTACAGTCGAGGCTATCCCAGCGAAGATTGACGAAGTCAAATTAGAATATAATCAGCTCAGGTCAGAAGAAAAGGACGAGAAGCTCAGGGAATCGGAGGAGCTGAAGCTGTCCCCCCAGGATCAGTTGAACTTGGATACTCTGCTTTCCGATCTGAAGGATCTGGAGAGCGACTCCCCATTACCGGGTTCAGCCAGCAATTCAGCGACTATGACGCACCCCACGGCGAGCTCAACACCACAGCAAAAGGAATCGGTTTTCCTGAGATTATCTAATAGGATCAAAGCTCTGGAACGAAACATGTCACTAAGTGGGCAGTACCTCGAGGAGCTCAGTCGAAGATACAAGAAACAGGTGGAGGAGATGCAGAGGTCTTTGGAGCGGGCGACAGCAGCGATGAGTGAAGAGTCACGAAAGGGGGAGGAAAGGGAGTCCAAGAGATTGGAGGAGATCACAGCCCTCAGAGAGGAAGTGACAATTCTTTCTGAATCTCTCGAGACACTGCTGTACGATCACAGCAGCTGGCGAAGTAAAATCTCAACATTTGGCCAGCACATCATCTTCATCATCGTCGAGCTCGTCGTTCTCGTCATCATTATCTCATACTGTCGACGACCAGTGGATCTAGACGACGAGTTTGCCAGTAAAGTCTCAGTGAAGGAGGCGACACGACGAAAATCCGCTGAATCAATAAACCTAACTTCACAAAAAACGACTGAGAAACGAAGGCCAAGTGAGATCGCATCGAGAATTACGGGGACTTATCGAGAACTGATGATTGACGATCGACTCGAGTCGAGgaaggagaagaagaaaaagaggAAAAGGGACTCGATGAGGCTGACCACGAGTTTCGAGTCCAGGCGGGAGACTCCCAAAGGAATGGTACCGCCAAGGAGGTCGGTTTCGATCGATTGCGACAGTTGTAATAAGATTGAGGAGCTCCAGGGGAGGTTTCGACCAGAATCGGCTCCAGATTTCTACGGTTGGAGTGTCGGTCGGGGGAAAGACGACGACGAGGGAAGGATCAACGGGGTTCCTCAGCGTCGGATCAGAACAGACGAGATCGACGGCGTGAGCTCAGCCAACTACATCGATGGTTTCATCGATCGAGTGTCCAATGAATCAAAGGATTGCGATCGGGAGCTGCCAACAAGTCCCTCCTCCATGAGCATTCGTGTcctgaaaaatcgacttcattCGCCGTCTTTCATCAAGACAGCCTTCAAATCCCGTAGCTTGAGGACTGATAAACATAGTGATGACTCTAATTCAGCGTTCCTGAAGGCAGACAACTGGGAGTGGCACTCCAGGCACTCGTGTAGCTCTCGATCTGATCAGGACAGTCCTCTTGGCAGCGACAATCGGTTTGTGGATCCTCTGAGGAGTGACAGCAGGAATGGCAGCTCTACCAATGGTCATCATCCTGTCAGCGACGACTCTGGTAGCGGGAGGAACACACCGACACCCGGTAAGAAGAAGAAGGAGGGTggattcaaaaaaattgtcaagaaGTTCTTCTGA